The Besnoitia besnoiti strain Bb-Ger1 chromosome Unknown contig00018, whole genome shotgun sequence genome contains a region encoding:
- a CDS encoding uncharacterized protein (encoded by transcript BESB_032580), which produces MLCFQSFAQGAGDEGTSARLSAASRDAETCGESSRIVFPVDSLKSHEDAKGGARAQPVRVHFAYARGRRGQEKPMQVVIPTHAGTGYTLVLLEVYRGLDLPVNFLKEIQLKLGKTRGEDPETAPSAADAKKGNATDQPQQHEEKGAEDSEDVLFLKVFAEPLNQHGVVVSHPEKRPLSMLGLGSDSTRATGSTHAFVSEIQPEEAGDVAVAFALVRPWKMSDAPQVFVALAHFD; this is translated from the exons ATGCTGTGTTTCCAGTCGTTCGCTCAGGGTGCTGGCGATGAGGGGACTTCGGCGCGACTGTCTGCCGcttcgcgcgacgcagagacctGCGGAGAGTCCTCCAGGATTGTTTTTCCTGTGGATTCCTTGAAGTCTcacgaggacgcgaagggcgGTGCCCGCGCCCAGCCAGTGCGGGTTCACTTCGCCTAcgcacgcggacgccgaggccaGGAGAAACCAATGCAGGTGGTGATCCCTACGCATGCAGGCACTGGCTACACGCTTGTGCTGCTCGAAGTCTACCGGGGGCTGGATTTGCCTGTAAACTTCCTCAAAGAAATCCAGCTAAAACTGgggaagacgcgaggcgaggatCCTGAAACGGCGCCAAGCGCAGCGGACGCTAAAAAAGGCAACGCGACGGaccagccgcagcagcacgaggagaaaggcgcggaggacagcgaagacgtTCTGTTTCTCAAAGTCTTCGCCGAGCCTCTGAATCAGCACGGCGTTGTCGTCTCGCATCCAGAGAAAAGGCCCC TTTCCATGCTCGGCCTCGGGAGCGACTcgacgcgagcgacaggCTCGACGCACGCGTTCGTGAGCGAAATCCAACCCGAAGAGGCCGGCgacgtcgctgtcgccttcgcccttgTCCGCCCGTGGAAAAtgagcgacgcgccgcaggttTTTGTCGCGCTGGCGCACTTCGACTGA